Proteins from one Oryza sativa Japonica Group chromosome 12, ASM3414082v1 genomic window:
- the LOC136354611 gene encoding uncharacterized protein, protein MASSPESSAAPARHIPDELVEDIFARMPARSVLRCRCLSRAWAAALSTDAFVDHHLLLANRRGGPKLCIPPRSASADTINAWSPEAETTTPLMAVPHGTRNGRIIPYGRPCRGLLLLHAIFARLYFVCNPSAGEVAALPDGRMAGDPRPGEDYASVGLGYDARTRTHKAVRLLYHHGHPAACHVYDIAAATSTGHWRPAATGAKPPDLVHMNKLAVYAQGHLHWITTKSVGDADAIMSFSMAAEVFGRVPPPPGTTDMKGFMITELAGCLCVYPAYLSSERSLDIWLLTDYSTATWELRCRIDPTSATSPETNDFFLVNREVTPLVLTDDHRRVLLLSEEHEVAEYDAASGTLRRHAGPPELRRRHGDGTPQLVPYEESLVSAGRPYEDILFSPPAARAVALVLRRLPARELGRLKLVCRSWRAMIETDRFAASHNAHARETAMASFAAGCHVSLGSYYYYSLVFVPLESCSNRKPPLMSTRTVVRNACHGLVLVTDVNGERNIVHNPVTGAGRNFSFLTPRRCPPKIPEVDDGRGCAGLGYDASREEHVLVRLAYAGGEDCAAVQVWRLRDIGPYKLTESRPPIPPDVGVPPVHVAGKMHWMGEQRRLGILVFDVSTMAFDTMPAPPALPDAGGAVLATLAGKLCVAHSCRETETMSIWAKSAGDEGEWETLHVIDLARWPAFSPRAAELVVPMAVDGRDGRVLLDAGKALGYYDARSTTLETTLRSPLSGRTAREDVRESASMRCRGRGAAGDNNKSMGEEQRQRPSSAMPVAPDLEEETGIPRCSPEMAVADDDDDKSMGRSGGGASGVGSRGGDGDPRDAARRLVALRSGSSSGGTVRAGRGRGGAAAAVTLAGGEKARPTWYGGVGGEEDVVRWRRQDEDGVREEDEKSDGSGMVPILEFFSGIFLICQSCSGMDPINPISNLCDKEVIVRHPSGYTFNLCIPTKKSRKKVEKRTG, encoded by the exons ATGGCGTCATCGCCGgagtcgtcggcggcgccggcgcgccatATCCCCGACGAGCTCGTCGAGGACATCTTCGCGCGCATGCCGGCCCGGTCGGTGctccgctgccgctgcctctcCCGCGCCTGGGCCGCCGCGCTCTCCACCGACGCCTTCGtcgaccaccacctcctcctcgccaaccGCCGCGGGGGCCCCAAGCTCTGCATCCCGCCGAGATCGGCGTCCGCCGACACGATCAACGCGTGGTCGCCGgaggcggagacgacgacgccgctcatggccgtcccgcacggCACGCGCAACGGCCGCATTATCCCCTACGGCCGCCCgtgccgcggcctcctcctcctccacgccatCTTCGCCCGGCTCTACTTCGTCTGCAACCCgtccgccggcgaggtcgcggcGCTCCCCGACGGCCGCATGGCCGGCGACCCGCGCCCCGGCGAGGACTACGCCAGCGTCGGCCTCGGCTACGACGCGCGCACCCGGACGCACAAGGCGGTGCGCCTGCTCTACCACCACGGCCACCCCGCCGCCTGTCACGTCTACGACATCGCCGCCGCAACCTCGACGGGACactggaggccggcggcgacgggggcgaaGCCACCGGACCTCGTCCACATGAACAAGCTCGCCGTCTACGCGCAAGGCCACCTGCACTGGATCACGACGAAAAGCGTCGGCGACGCTGACGCCATCATGTCGTTTTCCATGGCGGCGGAGGTGTTCGGGcgcgtcccgccgccgccggggacgacgGACATGAAAGGCTTCATGATCACCGAGCTCGCCGGATGCCTGTGCGTCTACCCGGCGTACCTCTCGTCGGAGAGATCTCTAGACATCTGGTTACTCACCGACTACTCGACGGCGACGTGGGAGCTGCGCTGCCGCATCGATCCCACGTCCGCGACGTCGCCGGAGACGAACGACTTCTTCTTGGTGAACAGAGAAGTTACACCGCTCGTCCTCACCGACGACCACCGCCGCGTTCTCCTCCTCTCCGAGGAGCATGAGGTGGCGGAGTACGACGCCGCCTCCGGGACACTCCGAAGGCACGCCGGGccgccggagctccggcggcgccACGGCGACGGCACACCGCAGCTCGTGCCGTACGAGGAGAGCCTCGTGTCGGCGGGGCGGCCGTACGAGGACATCctcttctcgccgccggccgcgcgggCGGTGGCGCTGGTGCTGCGCCGGCTGCCGGCGCGCGAGCTCGGGCGGCTCAAGCTCGTCTGCCGCAGCTGGCGCGCCATGATCGAGACCGACCGCTTCGCCGCGTCGCACAACGCGCACGCCAGGGAGACGGCCATGGCGAGCTTCGCGGCCGGCTGCCATGTCAGCCTCGGctcgtactactactactctctGGTGTTCGTCCCTCTCGAGTCGTGCTCCAACCGCAAGCCGCCATTGATGAGTACAAGAACTGTTGTCCGCAACGCATGCCATGGCCTCGTCCTCGTCACGGACGTCAATGGCGAAAGGAACATTGTGCACAACCCGGTCACCGGCGCCGGCAGAAACTTCTCCTTCCTGACGCCTCGCCGGTGTCCTCCCAAGATACCGGAGGTGGACGACGGCCGCGGGTGCGCCGGGCTGGGGTACGACGCGTCGAGGGAGGAGCACGTGCTCGTCCGCCTCGCctacgccggcggcgaggattgCGCCGCCGTGCAGGTGTGGCGCCTGAGAGACATTGGGCCGTACAAGCTCACGGAGTCGCGGCCGCCGATCCCTCCCGACGTCGGCGTCCCGCCGGTGCACGTCGCCGGCAAGATGCACTGGATGGGGGAGCAGAGGCGCCTCGGCATCCTGGTGTTCGACGTCTCCACAATGGCGTTCGACAccatgccggcgccgccggcgctgccggacgccggcggcgccgtcctgGCGACGCTCGCCGGGAAGCTCTGCGTGGCGCACTCGTGCCGCGAGACGGAGACGATGAGCATATGGGCGAAGAGCGCGGGAGATGAGGGCGAGTGGGAGACCCTGCACGTGATAGACCTCGCGCGGTGGCCGGCGTTCTCGCCCAGGGCGGCGGAGCTGGTGGTGCCCATGGCCGTCGACGGCAGGGACGGCCGCGTCTTGCTCGACGCCGGCAAGGCGTTGGGGTACTACGACGCGCGGAGCACGACGCTGGAGACG ACCCTGAGGTCGCCGTTGTCAGGCCGAACGGCGAGGGAGGATGTGAGGGAAAGCGCTAGCATGAGGTGCCGCGGCAGAGGAGCAGCGGGCGACAACAACAAGAGCATGGGAGaggagcagcggcagcggccctCATCGGCAATGCCGGTAGCGCCGGATCTGGAGGAGGAGACAGGGATCCCGAGGTGCTCACCGGAGATGGCCgtggcggacgacgacgatgacaagAGCatggggaggagcggcggcggtgccagcGGCGTCGGATCTagaggaggagacggggatCCCCGTGACGCTGCTCGCCGGTTGGTTGCTCTCCGGAGCGGGAGTAGCAGCGGCGGCACAGTCCGTGCGGGGAGAGGACggggaggagcagcggcggcggtgaccctCGCTGGCGGGGAGAAGGCGAGGCCGACGTGGTACGGTGGCGTTGGGGGCGAAGAAGACGTGGTACGGTGGCGACGACAGGATGAGGACGGCGTGAGAGAGGAGGACGAAAAAAGCgacgggagtggcatggttccaattttagaatttttcagtggcatttttttaatttgtcaaagttgtagtggcatggatccaattaacccaattTCAAAT TTGTGTGATAAGGAAGTGATTGTTCGTCATCCAAGTGGATATACATTCAATTTATGCATACCGACTAAAAAGTcaagaaaaaaagttgaaaaacgAACTG GTTAA
- the LOC4352809 gene encoding GTPase LSG1-2 has product MAGGGGKKEKGEGLGRALIRQRNKAAAAVKERGDALAHARRRAQPLESVIEVSDIDAVLERAAEADRLHSALADSVSSSDLVIDLDATGETDEERRRMQKEQEALHAGSLRVPRRPPWNSRMTVEELDENERRAFLVWRRNLARLEENDKLVLTPFEKNIDIWRQLWRVLERSDLLVMVVDARDPLFYRCPDLEVYAKEIDEHKRTMILVNKADLLPMNIRKKWADYFKAHDILYVFWSAKAATATLEGKILSGYSEQDSASLDLDTKIYGRDELLKKLQTEAEFIVAQRRAAAIKEDSRATSSDSVSSVAKHVVVGFVGYPNVGKSSTINALVGEKKTGVTHTPGKTKHFQTLIISEELTLCDCPGLVFPSFSSSRHEMVSCGVLPIDRMTKHREAIQVVADRVPRSVLEQIYKITLPKPKPYESQSRPPTAAELLRAYCASRGHVSHAGLPDETRAARQILKDYIDGKIPHFELPPGMVDTENEHEETSGLEGPTTSAYNESGGSDSDERDDTVDPAQPDMRHVLSDLESFDLATEGSKPAGKKKKEASHKQHKKPQRKKDRSWRVGNDGGDGTAVLRVYQKPAVNLSAVSASDKT; this is encoded by the exons atggcgggcggcggcgggaagaaggagaagggggaggggCTGGGGCGGGCGCTGATCCGGCAGCGgaacaaggcggcggcggccgtcaaGGAGAGAGGGGACGCGCTCGcccacgcgcgccgccgcgcgcagccGCTGGAGTCCGTCATCGAGGTCAGCGAcatcgacgccgtcctcgagcgcgccgccgaggccgaccGCCTCCACTCCGCGCTCGCCGactccgtctcctcctccgaccTCGTCATCGACCT GGATGCGACGGGGGAGACGGatgaggagaggcggcggatgCAGAAGGAGCAGGAGGCTCTGCACGCCGGCAGCCTCAGGGTCCCGAGGCG GCCACCATGGAATTCTCGGATGACTGTGGAGGAGCTCGATGAGAACGAGAGGCGGGCCTTCCTGGTTTGGCGGAGGAATCTCGCAAG ATTGGAAGAAAATGACAAGCTTGTGCTTACACCCTTTGAGAAGAACATTGACATCTGGAGACAGCTTTGGAGAGTCCTTGAACGTAGTGATCTG CTGGTGATGGTAGTCGATGCTCGAGATCCCTTATTCTACCGCTGTCCTGATCTCGAG GTATATGCAAAAGAAATTGATGAACACAAGAGGACAATGATTCTTGTCAACAAGGCTGATCTGTTACCAATGAATATCAG GAAAAAATGGGCAGACTATTTTAAGGCACATGATATTCTCTATGTTTTCTGGTCCGCTAAAGCTGCTACTGCCACATTAGAAGGCAAAATATTAAGTGGATACTCTGAACAAGATTCTGCTTCACTTGATTTGGACACCAAGATATATGGCAGGGATGAACTCTTAAAGAAATTGCAAACTGAAGCAGAATTCATTGTAGCACAAAGGAGGGCCGCAGCCATCAAAGAGGACAGCAGAGCCACTTCCTCTGATTCTGTTTCATCAGTGGCTAAGCATGTTGTTGTTGGATTTGTTGGTTATCCAAATGTTGGAAAGAGTTCAACAATCAATGCTTTAGTTGGTGAGAAGAAGACTGGTGTTACTCACACACCTGGCAAAACAAAGCATTTCCAGACGCTGATAATCTCAGAGGAGCTCACTCTATGTGATTGTCCTGGTCTGGTCTTCCCTTCCTTCTCAAGCTCAAGGCATGAGATGGTGTCATGTGGTGTCTTGCCAATCGATAGGATGACTAAGCACCGGGAAGCTATTCAGGTGGTGGCAGATCGTGTCCCAAGAAGTGTCCTTGAACAGATTTACAAGATAACTCTGCCAAAGCCAAAGCCATATGAATCGCAGTCGAGACCACCAACTGCTGCTGAGCTGTTGCGAGCCTACTGTGCATCCAGGGGGCATGTTAGCCATGCTGGACTTCCTGACGAGACTAGGGCTGCTCGACAGATACTGAAAGATTATATCGATGGTAAAATTCCACACTTCGAACTTCCTCCTGGCATGGTAGATACTGAAAATGAACACGAAGAAACCTCCGGATTAGAAGGTCCAACTACCTCAGCATACAATGAATCAGGTGGTTCCGATTCCGATGAACGGGATGATACAGTTGATCCAGCACAACCAGATATGAGGCATGTCCTTAGCGACCTCGAATCGTTTGACCTGGCCACTGAAGGGTCTAAACCTgctgggaagaagaagaaagaggcaTCCCACAAGCAGCACAAGAAGCCCCAGAGGAAGAAGGACCGGTCATGGAGGGTCGGCAACGATGGCGGCGATGGAACTGCGGTCTTAAGGGTGTACCAGAAACCAGCTGTTAACCTCTCTGCCGTCAGTGCAAGCGACAAGACCTAG
- the LOC4352810 gene encoding uncharacterized protein isoform X2: MGHDGFQMVASAMSQVDGPQVSGCSATSLGQPKSKRRTGDKARGEKKALKVKINLASPAKKIKKSSKKKGKKGTVAGRIGRKCTLSRDSKGRFLPRESKGGDIGGNATESEVDYDRFMNFQAPDFATILSILKGWKGMKQCNKIRRLKDPDFVPLMNVMSNTGYVTEDDGHYDVLKVLMHADGWSA; encoded by the exons ATGGGGCACGATGGATTTCAGATGGTTGCTTCAGCCATGTCTCAAG TTGATGGACCTCAAGTTTCTGGGTGCAGTGCCACGAGTCTTGGTCAGCCCAAG AGTAAGCGCAGGACTGGTGACAAGGCAAGAGGGGAGAAGAAGGCACTCAAAGTTAAGATTAACCTTGCCAGCCCGGCCAAAAAAATTAAG AAAAGTAGCAAAAAGAAGGGCAAAAAGGGCACTGTTGCTGGCAGGATAGGGAGAAAATGCACTCTCTCAAGAGATTCTAAAGGGCGCTTTCTTCCAAGAGAGAGTAAGGGGGGAGACATCGGAGGAAATGCTACAGAGAGTGAAGTTGATTATGACCGCTTCATGAACTTTCAGGCACCTGACTTCGCTACCATCTTAAGTATTTTGAAAGGCTGGAAAGGCATGAAGCAATGTAACAAGATCAGGCGCCTCAAGGATCCTGACTTCGTCCCTCTCATGAACGTCATGAGCAACACTGGATATGTGACCGAGGATGATGGTCACTATGATGTGCTGAAAGTCTTGATGCATGCAGATGGCTGGTCTGCATAG
- the LOC4352810 gene encoding uncharacterized protein isoform X1 codes for MGHDGFQMVASAMSQDSVDGPQVSGCSATSLGQPKSKRRTGDKARGEKKALKVKINLASPAKKIKKSSKKKGKKGTVAGRIGRKCTLSRDSKGRFLPRESKGGDIGGNATESEVDYDRFMNFQAPDFATILSILKGWKGMKQCNKIRRLKDPDFVPLMNVMSNTGYVTEDDGHYDVLKVLMHADGWSA; via the exons ATGGGGCACGATGGATTTCAGATGGTTGCTTCAGCCATGTCTCAAG ATTCAGTTGATGGACCTCAAGTTTCTGGGTGCAGTGCCACGAGTCTTGGTCAGCCCAAG AGTAAGCGCAGGACTGGTGACAAGGCAAGAGGGGAGAAGAAGGCACTCAAAGTTAAGATTAACCTTGCCAGCCCGGCCAAAAAAATTAAG AAAAGTAGCAAAAAGAAGGGCAAAAAGGGCACTGTTGCTGGCAGGATAGGGAGAAAATGCACTCTCTCAAGAGATTCTAAAGGGCGCTTTCTTCCAAGAGAGAGTAAGGGGGGAGACATCGGAGGAAATGCTACAGAGAGTGAAGTTGATTATGACCGCTTCATGAACTTTCAGGCACCTGACTTCGCTACCATCTTAAGTATTTTGAAAGGCTGGAAAGGCATGAAGCAATGTAACAAGATCAGGCGCCTCAAGGATCCTGACTTCGTCCCTCTCATGAACGTCATGAGCAACACTGGATATGTGACCGAGGATGATGGTCACTATGATGTGCTGAAAGTCTTGATGCATGCAGATGGCTGGTCTGCATAG
- the LOC4352811 gene encoding nuclear transcription factor Y subunit A-10, whose translation MMSFNKSQEGFGQVAAVATLASNGGGSLPWLLYGEPLGQGKPAMSPEGVVPRAQTPLDPPQVPAMDRGVPEILNFSMVPGKGEKCSEHSTTIALQSPFAEYNGCFELGLGQSVVPSNYPYADQHYGLLSPYGVRPTPSGRILIPPNMPADAPIYVNAKQCSAIIRRRHARAKAERENRLVKARKPYLHESRHLHAMRRARGSGGRFLNTKKETNGKTTGGGRKVMDIIIPPLCPAASPSSEQCNPSSVSSLSGSEVSSIYEHEDMDHFHSFDHLRTHFFTPLPSLMDVEHGAGNPFKWTAASDGCCDLLKA comes from the exons ATGATGAGCTTCAACAAGAGCCAAGAAGGATTTGGGCAGGTTGCTGCTGTGGCCACCCTGGCCTCCAATGGAGGAGGCTCTCTACCATGGCTGCTGTACGGCGAGCCACTGGGGCAGGGGAAGCCGGCCATGTCGCCGGAGGGCGTGGTGCCGAGAGCACAGACTCCTCTGGATCCTCCTCAGGTTCCAGCCATGGACAGGGGTGTCCCTGAAATTCTGAACTTCTCCATGGTTCCAG GTAAAGGAGAAAAATGTTCTGAGCACTCAACTACTATTGCTCTGCAGTCACCATTTGCAGAATATAATGGCTGTTTTGAGCTGGGCCTTGGTCAATCTGTG GTTCCCTCTAATTATCCTTATGCTGACCAGCACTATGGCCTACTTTCTCCTTATGGAGTGAGACCAACG CCTAGCGGGCGAATTCTTATTCCACCAAATATGCCAGCTGATGCACCAATTTATGTGAATGCAAAACAGTGTTCAGCCATCATTCGACGTCGCCATGCTCGTGCCAAGGCAGAGAGGGAGAATAGGCTGGTCAAAGCTAGAAAA CCATATCTTCACGAATCACGCCATCTTCATGCAATGCGTCGTGCAAGAGGCTCTGGTGGGCGCTTCCTCAACACGAAGAAAGAGACCAATGGGAAAACCACTGGTGGAGGCAGGAAGgtgatggacatcatcatccCGCCTCTGTGCCCCGCCGCATCTCCCAGCTCGGAGCAGTGCAACCCAAGCAGCGTTTCCAGCCTGTCCGGGTCAGAGGTGTCGAGCATATATGAACACGAAGACATGGACCACTTCCATAGCTTTGATCATCTCCGGACACACTTCTTCACCCCGCTCCCGAGCCTCATGGATGTCGAGCACGGGGCTGGTAACCCCTTCAAGTGGACAGCAGCCTCTGATGGCTGCTGTGACCTCCTCAAAGCATGA
- the LOC4352812 gene encoding glycosyltransferase BC10-like, translating into MALPHAASPYVLSLLLLLSIPAVFLLAPRLLPPKTLPSIPDADETDDLALFRRAVLLSAAPDSSSASAGAASLFGRRPQPKVAFLFLTNSDLVFSPLWEKYFAGNHHLLNLYIHADPSAAVDLPATASFRGHVIRGTKATARASATLISAARRLLATALLDDPSNHFFALLSQSCIPLHPFPTFYRTLLSDSDNNGGSPRRPRRRRSFIEILDNEPTLHDRYYARGDDVMLPEVPYDSFRVGSQFFVLVRRHAVMVVRDRRLWNKFKLPCLTKRKDSCYPEEHYFPTLLDMQDPQGCTKFTLTRVNWTDSVDGHPHTYRPDEVSGELIRELRKSNGTHSYMFARKFAPDCLKPLMEIADSVILRD; encoded by the coding sequence ATGGCGCTGCCGCACGCCGCCTCGCCGTACGTgctgtcgctgctgctgctgctctccatCCCGGCGGtgttcctcctcgcgccgcgcctcctcccgcccaagACGCTCCCCTCCATCCCCGACGCCGACGAGACCGACGACCTCGCCCTCTtccgccgcgccgtcctcctctccgccgccccggactcctcctccgcctccgccggcgccgcctccctcttcgggcggcggccgcagccCAAGGTGGCGTTCCTCTTCCTGACCAACTCCGACCTCGTCTTCTCCCCGCTCTGGGAGAAGTACTTCGCCGGGAACCACCACCTCCTCAACCTCTACATCCACGCCGACCccagcgccgccgtcgacctccccgccaccgcctccttccGCGGCCACGTCATCCGCGGCACcaaggcgacggcgcgcgcctcGGCCACGCTCatctccgccgcgcgccgcctcctcgccaccgccctcctcgacgACCCATCGAACCACTTCTTCGCCCTCCTCTCCCAGTCCTGCATCCCCCTCCACCCTTTCCCCACCTTCTACCGCACCCTCCTCTCCGACAGCGACAACAATGGCggctcgcctcgccgcccccgccgccgccgcagcttcaTCGAGATCCTCGACAACGAGCCGACGCTCCACGACCGCTACTACgcccgcggcgacgacgtgATGCTACCCGAGGTGCCCTACGACAGCTTCCGCGTCGGCTCGCAGTTCTTCGTGCTCgtgcgccgccacgccgtcaTGGTGGTGAGGGATCGGAGGCTGTGGAACAAGTTCAAGCTGCCATGCCTGACCAAGAGGAAGGACTCGTGCTACCCGGAGGAGCACTACTTCCCGACGCTGCTCGACATGCAGGATCCGCAGGGATGCACCAAGTTCACGCTCACCAGGGTCAATTGGACCGACTCCGTCGACGGCCACCCGCACACCTACCGCCCCGACGAGGTCTCCGGCGAGCTCATCAGGGAGCTCAGGAAGTCCAATGGGACTCACTCCTACATGTTCGCGCGCAAATTCGCGCCCGATTGCCTCAAGCCACTGATGGAGATCGCCGACTCCGTCATCCTGCGAGACTAG